The Streptomyces seoulensis genome contains a region encoding:
- a CDS encoding type I restriction enzyme endonuclease domain-containing protein gives MNRRELAFYDAVAEHDTAQELMGDEILASIARDLVAEVQKKLKPDWIAREPVRAGLRSAIKRLLARHGYPPDRRAEAVKLVLKQMEHFADEWATTGMPDI, from the coding sequence CTGAACCGGCGCGAGCTCGCCTTCTACGACGCCGTGGCCGAGCACGACACGGCTCAGGAACTCATGGGTGACGAGATCCTGGCGAGCATCGCCCGCGATCTCGTCGCGGAGGTCCAGAAGAAGCTCAAGCCGGACTGGATCGCCCGCGAGCCGGTCCGTGCCGGTCTCCGCAGCGCCATCAAGCGCCTGCTGGCCCGCCACGGCTACCCGCCGGACCGCCGCGCGGAGGCGGTGAAGCTGGTCCTGAAGCAGATGGAGCACTTCGCCGACGAGTGGGCGACCACCGGTATGCCGGACATCTGA
- a CDS encoding 4'-phosphopantetheinyl transferase family protein, translating into MTETGGLSAVPFSVPTELSRVPVPRRPVAGRTVVWLVDTDQSSEAAARHAPQLLSTDERARAGSLRRRSDREVYVTAHVALRILLGRLLERHPGALPMEREACHGCGAPHGRPVVRCGQTHFSLSHSGRLILVAFAVVPVGVDIEQTASSGVVEEAGNTLHPTECQELDALPESGRPQAFTEIWTRKEAYLKMLGTGLLRDTRLDCVGTGRPGSTSGISDTGAQLTPVTVPSGYAAALCVSTLA; encoded by the coding sequence ATGACGGAGACGGGTGGCCTTTCGGCCGTTCCGTTCTCCGTGCCGACAGAGTTGAGCCGAGTGCCCGTTCCGCGAAGACCCGTCGCAGGACGCACGGTTGTCTGGCTTGTTGACACGGATCAGAGCTCCGAGGCCGCCGCCCGGCACGCGCCACAGCTGCTGAGTACCGACGAACGAGCCCGGGCCGGCTCCCTCCGTCGCCGCTCTGACCGCGAGGTGTATGTCACGGCTCATGTTGCTCTGCGCATCCTGCTGGGGCGTCTGCTGGAACGCCATCCGGGCGCTCTGCCGATGGAGAGGGAAGCCTGTCACGGGTGCGGAGCACCGCACGGCCGGCCGGTGGTGCGGTGTGGACAAACGCATTTCTCCCTCTCGCACAGCGGGCGCCTGATCCTGGTGGCCTTCGCCGTCGTACCGGTGGGAGTCGACATCGAGCAGACCGCGTCGAGCGGAGTAGTAGAAGAGGCTGGGAACACATTGCATCCCACCGAGTGCCAGGAGCTGGATGCGCTTCCCGAGTCGGGACGGCCTCAAGCGTTCACTGAAATTTGGACTCGCAAAGAGGCATATCTGAAGATGCTGGGCACCGGACTCCTGCGAGACACCCGCCTGGATTGTGTGGGAACAGGGCGGCCTGGGAGTACGAGTGGGATAAGCGATACAGGAGCTCAACTGACACCCGTAACAGTGCCGTCCGGATACGCGGCGGCTCTATGCGTTTCGACGTTGGCCTGA
- a CDS encoding carbon-nitrogen hydrolase family protein, which produces MAVAQTVARPGDTMHNATEAAAAITRASDAGVRIVQFPELSLTGYEPGWLTSHLPAGALTLDGPELTVVREACRATGVTAIVGAPTPAGTKSAISAIAVGGNGEILADYRKSRLEEHERRLFVPGTECRMLTVDGWRLAMGICYDASFPEHARAAARSGADAYLCGGAFVRGDSDHRRSVYFPARALENTFYVLFSNFAGSQGPWDFCGRSAVYGPDGRALAQAGTQEAELVVVDLDDAALAETRRGLTMLRDLAPAVAAPPAPSMCVV; this is translated from the coding sequence GTGGCGGTTGCACAGACCGTCGCCCGCCCGGGTGACACCATGCACAACGCGACCGAGGCAGCAGCGGCCATCACCCGCGCGTCGGATGCCGGGGTCCGGATAGTCCAGTTCCCTGAGCTCTCCCTCACCGGATACGAGCCCGGATGGCTTACGTCCCACCTGCCCGCGGGAGCCCTGACCCTGGACGGCCCAGAGCTGACCGTGGTTCGCGAGGCGTGCCGGGCCACTGGAGTGACCGCCATCGTCGGGGCGCCGACCCCAGCAGGTACGAAGTCGGCGATCTCTGCGATCGCTGTCGGCGGGAACGGTGAGATCCTGGCCGACTACCGCAAGAGCCGGCTCGAGGAGCATGAGCGACGCCTGTTCGTGCCGGGCACTGAGTGCCGCATGCTCACCGTGGACGGTTGGCGGCTGGCCATGGGCATTTGCTATGACGCCAGCTTCCCGGAGCACGCCAGGGCTGCGGCGCGCTCCGGCGCCGATGCCTATCTGTGCGGCGGTGCCTTTGTCCGGGGCGACTCCGATCACCGCCGGTCGGTGTATTTCCCCGCCCGCGCCCTGGAGAACACCTTCTACGTGCTGTTCTCCAACTTCGCTGGATCGCAGGGTCCGTGGGACTTCTGCGGCCGCAGCGCCGTCTACGGACCGGACGGCCGTGCCTTGGCGCAAGCCGGTACCCAGGAAGCGGAGCTCGTCGTGGTAGACCTCGACGATGCGGCCTTGGCCGAGACCCGTCGTGGCCTGACCATGCTCCGGGACCTCGCCCCCGCTGTGGCGGCGCCCCCGGCGCCGAGTATGTGTGTCGTATGA
- a CDS encoding SDR family oxidoreductase: MELKNAVAVVTGANRGLGRHLAAQLVERGAKVYAAARRPETVDVPGSVPLRLDVTDEASVREAARIASDATLLINNAGISTGATLIGGDTDEVRREMETNFYGPLAATRAFTPVIEGNGGGAVLNVLSALSWFHPAALGSYAASKAAAWALSDATREELAPRGIAVSALHVGYMDTDMAAGVPADQKVAAADVAAQALYGIETGLPEILADDTSRYVKQSLAAAPQPNAG; the protein is encoded by the coding sequence ATGGAACTGAAGAACGCGGTCGCGGTCGTCACCGGCGCCAACCGGGGCCTCGGGCGGCACCTGGCCGCCCAGCTCGTGGAGCGCGGCGCGAAGGTGTACGCGGCGGCCCGCCGCCCCGAGACCGTCGATGTGCCGGGCTCCGTCCCACTGCGCCTCGACGTGACGGACGAGGCATCGGTGCGGGAGGCCGCCCGCATCGCGTCGGATGCGACCCTACTGATCAACAACGCGGGCATCTCCACCGGCGCGACGCTGATCGGAGGCGACACCGATGAGGTGCGTCGGGAGATGGAGACCAACTTCTACGGCCCGCTCGCCGCGACCCGCGCCTTCACCCCTGTCATCGAGGGCAACGGCGGCGGCGCCGTACTCAACGTCCTGTCCGCCCTGTCCTGGTTCCACCCGGCCGCCCTCGGCTCCTACGCCGCGTCCAAGGCCGCCGCCTGGGCGCTGAGTGACGCGACTCGCGAAGAGCTGGCACCCCGGGGCATCGCCGTCTCGGCGCTGCACGTCGGCTACATGGACACCGACATGGCCGCCGGCGTGCCCGCCGACCAGAAGGTCGCCGCCGCCGACGTCGCGGCTCAGGCCCTGTACGGCATCGAGACGGGCCTGCCCGAGATTCTCGCCGACGACACAAGCCGGTACGTCAAGCAGAGCCTGGCCGCGGCACCCCAGCCGAACGCGGGCTGA
- a CDS encoding ComEC/Rec2 family competence protein, with protein MGYEIDFLPVGDESSGGDAIALRYGNLYGPREDQTVVVIDGGYLDDGEALVQHIRDYYKTGVVDLVVSTHPDRDHINGLRVVLEQLTVKKLLMHLPWSHSANMARAKMLLSYDARSLRTELRDSLQGATDLEEIAKAQGVPIEEPFRDWTSEDGVLRILGPTEDYYRELLAEIVEANAALESKSSLEATLRKMLAGTVYEDLDIETLVENAETTAKNNTSAICLLKVDGRKLLFTGDAGVPALGHALGVLEADGFQPGDLSFIQVPHHGSRRNVSPSILNRLLGFKGKSTSVGTAFASVPKKNPEHKHPAKKTTNAFLRRGYPVHLTQGVSKCSRHNAPERLGYSTSTPEPLHTSVEDLGDS; from the coding sequence ATGGGCTACGAGATCGATTTCCTCCCCGTCGGGGATGAGTCGAGCGGTGGCGATGCCATCGCTCTTCGATATGGCAACCTTTACGGTCCGCGCGAGGACCAGACCGTGGTGGTGATCGACGGCGGCTACCTTGACGACGGGGAAGCCCTCGTCCAGCACATCCGCGACTACTACAAGACCGGTGTCGTTGATCTTGTCGTTTCAACGCACCCGGACCGTGATCACATCAACGGGCTGCGGGTCGTCTTGGAGCAATTGACCGTCAAGAAGCTCCTCATGCACTTGCCTTGGAGTCATTCAGCGAACATGGCACGGGCCAAGATGCTCCTGTCCTACGACGCTCGATCGCTGCGCACGGAGCTGAGGGACTCGCTTCAGGGGGCGACCGACCTTGAAGAAATCGCCAAGGCGCAGGGCGTACCTATCGAGGAACCGTTCCGCGATTGGACAAGCGAAGACGGTGTACTCCGCATACTCGGTCCCACCGAGGACTACTACCGGGAGCTGTTGGCAGAGATCGTTGAGGCAAACGCTGCCCTGGAATCCAAGTCGAGCTTGGAAGCAACCCTTCGAAAAATGCTCGCTGGAACGGTCTACGAAGATCTTGACATCGAGACGCTGGTCGAGAACGCAGAGACAACCGCCAAGAACAACACCAGCGCGATCTGCCTCCTGAAAGTCGATGGGCGGAAGCTGCTGTTCACGGGAGATGCAGGTGTTCCCGCGCTCGGTCACGCCCTCGGTGTTCTGGAAGCGGACGGCTTCCAACCGGGTGATCTGAGTTTCATTCAAGTACCTCACCACGGCAGCCGACGCAACGTCAGTCCGTCGATTCTCAATCGACTGCTGGGATTCAAGGGAAAGTCCACCAGCGTGGGGACGGCCTTCGCGTCCGTCCCCAAGAAGAACCCGGAGCACAAGCACCCCGCGAAGAAAACGACGAACGCCTTCCTCCGGCGAGGCTACCCCGTGCATCTGACGCAAGGAGTGTCGAAGTGCTCCCGTCACAACGCACCAGAGCGCTTGGGGTACAGCACATCCACTCCTGAGCCGCTTCACACGTCCGTGGAAGACCTAGGGGACTCGTAA